A DNA window from Candidatus Protochlamydia naegleriophila contains the following coding sequences:
- a CDS encoding DUF4118 domain-containing protein, whose product MNEENKPDPDELLKAILKQEKEKELGQLKIFFGMAAGVGKTYAMLEEAQQKLKEGIKVVIGTVNTHGRKETEAMLQNLPIIPEKWVNYKETVFEELDLETILMTKPELVIIDELAHTNVPGSKHLKRWQDVIEILDAGIDVYTTLNVQHLESRKDVVESLTGIQVRETVPDLVLERASSIELIDIPPRELLRRLKEGKVYLGNQSRLAAENFFQEENLMALREIALRFTAEKVDHDLHGMLHGKGWKTRERLMVAINPSPSSEQLIRAARRLAFELDAPWIVVYVDTGAPLGDQDQARLNRYFNLARELGAEVLTTHEVDIATALQRIATQKDVSRLVIGRPPKRPFSFWNVFQGSLIDRLENENKHIDIVIMRQEALTNIYQRSISSFEFASPWSAYALALAFGVVITGIGFLISPWIGYKSVGFFFLLGILILSFFVGRGPIFLSAILSAICWNFLFIPPVLTSTISDTEDITLVIVYFFVAAILGVLTSRMREQEQFLHRREEKAERLYEIERDIANATNLQYLRLNVCSRLEHMFAGRFDILTKSLDNELILDSQLPLLQFEKEQIVANWVFKNGKIAGWSTDTLPASQGLYFPIKFSKSVVGVLAYFPKRELSLSMEESNFIQTVAQQLGIYIERYVFEERISRQSYTSQIERMHKSIFHSLNRSFYAPLDNISQTIDRLNKQNTDPHLLSLINQLEQFIAKIKFTVDNIITISELESGFLPFNRQQYSLSKLIDTAVNDLKTLLNGRLIDIDLPPEPHLLPLDFGLLKAALKNLIVNAYDYSPPNTPILIEAEVLANEFRLSVIDEGAGVPESLLPLVFEKFYHSPNSSQGLGIGLAIVRAVVGIHHGSIQVQRREEGGTEFSLILPI is encoded by the coding sequence ATGAACGAAGAGAATAAGCCAGATCCAGATGAGCTTTTAAAAGCAATTTTGAAGCAAGAGAAAGAAAAAGAACTTGGCCAGCTTAAAATCTTTTTCGGAATGGCGGCTGGTGTTGGCAAAACCTATGCCATGCTCGAAGAGGCGCAACAAAAGCTTAAGGAAGGCATTAAGGTCGTCATTGGAACTGTCAATACCCATGGTCGAAAAGAGACAGAAGCCATGCTGCAAAATCTGCCCATCATTCCCGAAAAATGGGTCAACTACAAAGAAACTGTTTTTGAAGAGCTCGACTTAGAAACCATTTTAATGACAAAGCCCGAGCTAGTCATTATTGATGAACTTGCCCATACGAACGTGCCTGGATCCAAGCATCTCAAACGCTGGCAGGATGTGATTGAAATCTTAGATGCAGGTATTGACGTCTATACCACTTTGAATGTCCAGCATTTAGAGAGCCGTAAGGACGTTGTTGAAAGTTTAACAGGCATTCAAGTGCGCGAAACCGTGCCCGATCTTGTCTTAGAAAGAGCTTCATCGATTGAATTGATCGATATTCCCCCTCGTGAGCTTTTGAGGAGGCTGAAAGAGGGCAAGGTGTATCTGGGGAATCAGTCACGATTGGCAGCAGAAAATTTCTTTCAGGAAGAAAACTTAATGGCGTTGCGGGAAATCGCACTGCGCTTTACCGCCGAAAAGGTCGATCATGACTTACATGGAATGCTGCACGGCAAGGGATGGAAGACGCGTGAAAGGTTGATGGTGGCGATTAATCCCAGCCCTTCTTCTGAACAGTTAATACGGGCAGCTAGGCGGTTAGCTTTTGAACTCGATGCTCCCTGGATTGTCGTTTATGTCGATACAGGGGCTCCCTTGGGCGATCAAGATCAAGCGAGACTCAATCGCTACTTTAATTTGGCACGGGAGCTTGGAGCCGAAGTCTTGACAACGCATGAGGTGGATATTGCCACTGCCTTGCAAAGAATTGCCACTCAAAAAGATGTCTCACGGCTCGTTATCGGGCGTCCTCCTAAACGGCCATTCAGCTTTTGGAACGTATTTCAAGGAAGCTTAATCGATCGACTCGAAAATGAGAATAAGCATATCGATATTGTCATCATGAGACAAGAAGCGCTGACAAATATTTATCAGCGGTCCATTTCAAGCTTTGAATTTGCAAGTCCATGGAGTGCTTATGCCTTGGCTTTGGCCTTCGGAGTTGTCATTACAGGAATCGGGTTTTTAATTAGTCCGTGGATTGGCTATAAATCGGTGGGATTCTTTTTTTTGCTTGGTATTTTGATTTTAAGCTTTTTCGTTGGGCGTGGGCCCATTTTTTTGTCGGCTATTTTAAGTGCTATTTGCTGGAATTTCCTTTTTATTCCTCCTGTTTTAACGTCAACGATTTCCGATACGGAGGATATCACGCTTGTGATTGTCTACTTCTTCGTGGCTGCTATTTTAGGTGTTCTGACGAGCAGGATGCGCGAGCAAGAGCAGTTTTTGCATAGGCGTGAAGAAAAGGCGGAGAGGCTGTATGAAATTGAACGGGACATTGCCAATGCAACCAATTTGCAATACCTACGCTTAAATGTTTGTTCCAGGCTTGAGCATATGTTTGCAGGAAGGTTTGATATTTTGACTAAAAGTTTAGACAATGAGCTCATCTTAGATAGCCAGCTCCCATTGCTTCAGTTTGAAAAAGAACAAATTGTTGCCAATTGGGTTTTTAAAAATGGTAAAATCGCCGGTTGGTCGACTGATACCTTACCTGCATCTCAAGGGCTTTATTTTCCCATCAAATTCTCTAAATCTGTTGTCGGTGTCTTAGCCTATTTTCCCAAGAGAGAGCTTTCCCTTTCGATGGAGGAGAGTAACTTTATTCAAACAGTTGCCCAGCAACTGGGCATTTACATCGAACGCTACGTCTTTGAAGAACGAATCAGTAGACAAAGCTATACGAGCCAGATTGAAAGGATGCATAAATCCATTTTCCATTCCTTAAATCGCAGCTTTTATGCTCCCTTAGACAATATTTCTCAAACAATTGATCGTCTCAATAAGCAGAATACGGACCCTCATTTGTTAAGCTTAATCAATCAACTGGAACAGTTCATTGCGAAGATTAAATTTACGGTCGACAACATCATTACCATTTCGGAACTCGAGTCAGGCTTTCTTCCCTTCAATCGCCAACAGTATTCTCTTTCAAAGCTGATCGACACTGCTGTCAATGATCTCAAAACCCTCTTAAATGGACGCCTTATCGATATCGATCTTCCTCCAGAGCCGCATCTACTGCCTTTGGACTTTGGATTGCTGAAAGCTGCTTTGAAGAATTTAATTGTCAATGCTTATGATTACTCTCCCCCAAATACACCGATTTTAATAGAGGCCGAGGTCTTAGCCAATGAATTCAGGCTGTCCGTCATTGACGAAGGAGCTGGGGTGCCAGAGTCTCTTCTGCCGCTTGTTTTTGAAAAATTTTATCATTCGCCGAATTCATCTCAGGGATTGGGAATTGGGCTCGCCATTGTCAGAGCCGTCGTAGGCATTCATCATGGAAGTATTCAAGTGCAGCGACGCGAAGAAGGGGGGACGGAGTTTTCGCTGATTTTGCCCATTTGA
- the kdpC gene encoding potassium-transporting ATPase subunit KdpC: MTHFKVACKIFLLMTLLTGLIYPVVVTLIAQLAMPQLASGSLIKQTDQVVGSSLIAQKPVKEGYFWPRPSAIGYDPIKPSGGSSLGPTSQKLREEVEGRKKMLGDQAPVDLLYASGSGLDPHISLDAAYFQAAKIAKQGVHSEEELRTLIDSHIEGQQLGFLGPRYVNVLLLNRALDERHERRE; this comes from the coding sequence ATGACTCATTTCAAAGTTGCCTGTAAAATATTCCTCTTGATGACTCTTTTGACGGGGCTCATTTATCCGGTTGTTGTGACTTTGATAGCCCAATTGGCCATGCCTCAACTTGCTTCGGGTAGTTTAATTAAGCAGACAGATCAAGTGGTTGGTTCAAGTTTGATAGCTCAGAAGCCGGTCAAGGAAGGTTATTTTTGGCCTCGTCCTTCAGCGATAGGCTATGATCCTATAAAGCCCTCAGGAGGCAGCAGTTTGGGACCAACGAGCCAGAAATTAAGGGAAGAGGTCGAGGGGAGAAAAAAAATGCTTGGTGATCAGGCTCCGGTTGATTTGCTCTATGCATCTGGTAGCGGGCTCGATCCTCATATCAGCCTAGATGCGGCTTATTTCCAGGCGGCTAAGATTGCAAAACAGGGGGTGCATAGTGAAGAAGAGTTAAGAACTTTGATTGATTCACATATAGAAGGGCAGCAGCTGGGGTTTTTAGGCCCCCGCTATGTGAATGTTTTACTACTCAATCGAGCATTGGATGAACGTCATGAACGAAGAGAATAA
- the kdpB gene encoding potassium-transporting ATPase subunit KdpB, with protein sequence MSTKRKSILSADLMVEALKASFAKLVPQAQFRNPVLFVTYLGAIFTTILTFYTPSFFNVQLALWLWFTVLFANFASSIAESRGKAQAASLRKTQTENMARKLVDGKEVTVSALDLRKGDRIICEVGDIIPADGEVVEGIATVDESAITGESAPVIRESGGDRSAVTAGTRIVSDQIEIEVTSEKGHSFLDRMIGLIEGAKRQKTPNEIALSIVLSALTIIFLLTVMSLKSFANYSSIAAHQDLSDLVTLPVLIALLVCLIPTTISALLSAIGIAGMDRLIQRNVIAKSGRAVEAAGDIDLLILDKTGTITLGNRMATEFLPAPGIDEKEFAKISQLASLSDETPEGRSIVVLAKNRFNLRAEALHSNSSLFVPFSAQSRMSGIDFTDMNGNVVRMIRKGAVDAIQKHIEIVGGVFPIQLKTIIESISNKGGTPLLVSDGNQIVGVVHLKDIIKGGIKERFAEMRKIGIKTLMVTGDNPLTAGAIAAEAGVDDFVAQATPEMKLARIREEQKKGHLIAMTGDGTNDAPALAQADVGVAMNTGTQASREAGNMVDLDSNPTKLLDIVEIGKQLLMTRGALTTFSIANDVAKYFAIIPAVFGSLYALSGQEGPLNYLNIMHLQSPQSAILSAVIFNALIIVALIPLALKGIPYKPQPAGSILRHHLFVYGLGGIIAPFIGIKLIDLLINALGLVS encoded by the coding sequence ATGTCTACCAAAAGAAAGAGCATTTTAAGCGCAGACCTTATGGTAGAGGCTTTGAAGGCCTCTTTTGCCAAGCTTGTCCCACAGGCTCAATTTCGGAATCCTGTCCTGTTTGTGACGTATTTAGGGGCCATATTTACAACGATTTTAACGTTTTATACACCCTCTTTTTTTAATGTCCAGCTCGCTCTTTGGCTTTGGTTTACGGTCTTATTTGCTAACTTTGCCAGTTCCATTGCTGAAAGCCGAGGCAAGGCTCAAGCCGCTTCATTACGCAAGACCCAGACTGAAAATATGGCTAGAAAACTGGTAGATGGAAAGGAAGTGACTGTTTCTGCTCTCGATTTAAGAAAAGGGGATCGGATCATTTGTGAAGTGGGCGATATCATCCCGGCCGATGGCGAGGTGGTCGAAGGCATTGCGACGGTCGATGAATCGGCAATTACAGGAGAATCGGCTCCAGTCATTCGAGAAAGTGGAGGAGATCGCAGCGCTGTCACCGCAGGCACGCGCATAGTCAGCGACCAGATCGAGATTGAGGTGACGTCCGAGAAAGGGCATAGTTTTTTAGACCGCATGATTGGCTTGATTGAAGGAGCTAAGCGGCAAAAAACGCCCAATGAAATTGCTCTTAGCATCGTTCTTTCGGCTTTGACCATTATTTTCTTGCTTACTGTGATGTCGCTGAAATCTTTTGCCAATTACAGCAGCATTGCTGCCCATCAAGATTTGTCTGATTTGGTGACTCTGCCGGTCCTCATTGCCTTGCTTGTGTGTCTGATTCCAACCACCATCAGCGCTTTGTTGAGTGCGATCGGCATTGCCGGCATGGATCGTCTCATCCAACGCAATGTGATTGCTAAGAGTGGACGAGCCGTCGAAGCGGCGGGCGATATCGATCTCCTGATTTTGGATAAGACGGGAACGATTACCTTGGGCAATCGCATGGCAACCGAGTTTTTGCCGGCTCCCGGTATCGATGAAAAAGAATTTGCCAAAATTTCACAATTGGCCTCTCTTTCAGATGAAACCCCAGAGGGACGCTCGATTGTCGTGCTGGCTAAAAATAGATTTAATTTGCGCGCTGAGGCTTTGCATTCTAATTCGTCGCTTTTTGTTCCTTTTTCTGCTCAGAGTCGCATGAGCGGCATCGATTTTACAGATATGAATGGGAATGTCGTTCGCATGATACGTAAAGGGGCTGTGGATGCCATTCAAAAGCATATAGAGATAGTTGGAGGGGTCTTTCCCATACAATTGAAGACTATCATCGAATCCATTTCCAATAAGGGTGGAACGCCTCTTTTAGTTTCTGATGGCAACCAAATTGTAGGCGTTGTACACCTCAAAGATATCATCAAAGGGGGCATTAAGGAGCGCTTTGCCGAAATGCGTAAGATCGGAATTAAAACCCTCATGGTCACAGGGGATAATCCCTTGACGGCTGGGGCCATTGCGGCCGAAGCTGGAGTCGACGACTTTGTTGCACAAGCGACACCAGAAATGAAGCTTGCACGCATCAGAGAAGAGCAGAAAAAGGGGCATCTCATCGCAATGACAGGGGATGGAACCAATGATGCCCCAGCGCTAGCTCAAGCCGATGTGGGTGTTGCCATGAATACGGGAACGCAAGCATCGCGTGAAGCTGGTAACATGGTTGACTTAGATAGCAATCCAACCAAATTGCTCGATATTGTCGAGATTGGCAAACAGCTGCTCATGACAAGAGGAGCTTTGACAACTTTTAGTATAGCCAATGATGTTGCCAAGTATTTTGCCATCATCCCGGCCGTTTTCGGTTCGCTTTATGCTCTTTCTGGTCAAGAAGGACCCTTAAATTACTTGAATATCATGCATCTCCAGTCGCCCCAAAGTGCCATTTTAAGCGCCGTTATTTTTAATGCTCTCATTATCGTTGCATTGATTCCTTTGGCATTGAAGGGCATTCCTTATAAACCACAGCCAGCAGGTAGCATTTTGCGCCACCATTTATTCGTTTATGGACTAGGGGGAATCATAGCCCCTTTCATTGGCATTAAACTGATCGATCTTTTGATCAACGCATTGGGATTAGTATCATGA
- the kdpA gene encoding potassium-transporting ATPase subunit KdpA, which yields MEDGIQLGAFIAALILVALLLGYYMAAIFRDQSPLCLPGLSSLERFIYRFCQIDPNQEMEWKSYAKALLSFNLIGLLFLFLLQLLQGWLPLNPQGFSGVEPALAFNTAASFVTNTNWQAYGGENTLSYLTQMMGLTVQNFVSAATGNAVLLAFIRGLHRTSVSTLGNFWKDLTRTVVYLLLPCCFVLALFLVGQGVIQNFHSYVEVSTPDGHQVIPMGPAASQIAIKQLGTNGGGFFNANSAHPFENPTPLANFLETLAIICIPAATIVMYGRLLNAKRQGGVIAAVMFALWVGSLSIALLSESMVNPVLSVNPVLEGKETRFGIGNSLLWSVTTTATSNGSVNNMQASLSPLAGGVAMFNMMLGEVIFGGVGVGLCGMLMFAILTVFLAGLMVGRTPEYLGKKIEKEEMQWVMLAILTPCALVLLGAGIASILPTALESLSHTGPHGLSEILYAFSSAAGNNGSAFAGLNANTYFYNIALGMVMLLARLAILMPSLAIAGALAQKQALPPSLGTFSTDKPLFGILLLSVILIVAGLTFFPALALGPIVEQILMLRGQAF from the coding sequence ATGGAAGATGGAATTCAGCTTGGCGCCTTTATCGCAGCCCTCATTCTTGTCGCGCTTCTTTTGGGCTATTATATGGCGGCCATTTTTAGAGATCAGTCTCCTCTCTGTCTGCCTGGATTGAGCTCTTTAGAACGCTTCATTTATCGTTTTTGCCAAATCGACCCAAATCAAGAAATGGAGTGGAAGAGCTATGCTAAGGCTCTCTTGAGCTTTAACCTGATCGGCCTGCTCTTTCTTTTTTTGTTGCAGCTCTTGCAAGGGTGGTTACCGCTAAACCCTCAAGGCTTTTCAGGGGTCGAACCGGCCTTGGCCTTTAACACTGCTGCAAGCTTTGTGACTAATACCAATTGGCAAGCTTACGGTGGCGAAAATACGCTGAGTTATTTGACGCAGATGATGGGATTGACAGTCCAAAATTTTGTCAGTGCCGCCACTGGTAATGCGGTATTGCTGGCCTTCATTCGTGGCTTGCATCGCACATCGGTTTCAACGCTCGGTAATTTTTGGAAAGATTTGACTCGTACGGTTGTCTATCTCTTACTGCCTTGTTGTTTTGTTTTGGCGCTCTTTTTAGTCGGACAAGGAGTGATTCAAAACTTTCATTCCTACGTTGAAGTGTCAACCCCTGATGGTCATCAAGTCATTCCCATGGGGCCTGCTGCTTCGCAAATTGCGATCAAGCAGTTAGGAACGAATGGGGGAGGATTTTTTAATGCCAATAGCGCTCATCCCTTTGAGAATCCGACTCCCTTAGCCAATTTTTTGGAGACCTTGGCCATCATCTGTATTCCGGCAGCCACCATTGTCATGTATGGGAGACTTTTAAATGCCAAGAGACAGGGAGGGGTCATTGCGGCAGTGATGTTTGCCTTATGGGTGGGAAGCTTAAGCATCGCTCTTCTATCAGAGTCAATGGTAAATCCCGTCTTGAGTGTCAATCCGGTTTTGGAAGGCAAAGAAACACGCTTTGGTATTGGCAATAGTCTTCTATGGAGTGTAACAACGACTGCTACCTCAAATGGATCGGTTAACAATATGCAGGCAAGCCTCTCTCCTCTGGCTGGAGGTGTCGCCATGTTCAACATGATGCTGGGAGAGGTCATTTTTGGAGGGGTTGGTGTCGGGCTCTGCGGCATGCTCATGTTTGCCATTTTAACGGTCTTTTTGGCCGGTCTGATGGTAGGAAGAACACCTGAATACTTGGGTAAAAAGATTGAGAAAGAAGAAATGCAGTGGGTCATGCTCGCCATTTTGACCCCATGTGCTTTGGTTCTTTTGGGGGCAGGTATTGCCAGTATCTTGCCTACGGCTTTAGAGAGTCTTTCTCATACGGGACCTCATGGTCTTTCTGAAATACTATACGCCTTTTCATCTGCGGCTGGTAACAATGGCAGTGCCTTCGCAGGGCTCAATGCTAATACTTACTTTTATAATATTGCGTTGGGAATGGTGATGTTATTAGCCCGTTTGGCGATCCTCATGCCCAGTTTGGCCATTGCAGGTGCTTTAGCTCAGAAGCAGGCGCTTCCTCCCTCGCTTGGAACATTTTCTACTGATAAACCCCTTTTTGGCATCTTACTCTTAAGCGTCATACTCATTGTGGCTGGCTTGACATTTTTTCCAGCCTTGGCTTTAGGACCAATTGTTGAGCAGATTTTAATGTTGCGCGGTCAGGCGTTTTAA
- a CDS encoding potassium-transporting ATPase subunit F produces MEGEFIWAFSLCLFLLAYLTYAILHPEKF; encoded by the coding sequence ATGGAAGGTGAATTTATTTGGGCTTTCAGCCTCTGTCTATTTTTACTCGCTTATCTGACTTATGCGATTCTACACCCTGAAAAATTTTAA